Within the Sulfolobus tengchongensis genome, the region CTCATGCTCATATTTTCATCCTAATAATATTGTATCTTTATAAACCCCCACGAATTCTATATATAAAGAAAATAGAAATATAAATCGAATTTAATCTAAATGCTCTCTTCTGCATACTATTTGCTTTCAAATTGCATACAAAATGCATACTATTTGCTTTTCATTGCTTTCGAATGCCTCGCGTTTCATCTATACACACACAACTCTACAATTTTTTGCTTCGCATTTTAACAATTTTCGAGACAGATACACACACTAATCTTTTGCTCCGTTTCACTCCGCAAATCTTTATTATACTATATTTTCTAACCCTACTCTTTTACTCCAATTCTTTTTTAACAAACTCTCTTTACTCTTTTCTCACTCTACTTTTGCTTTACAATTCTCTTTTACTCTGCTTATCTTCTAACAATTCTCTGCTTTGCTTATTCACTCTTTTGCTCTGCAAATCTTACTATACTTTACTATTACTATGCTACTAAGCTGCTTTTTACTAACAAACTCTGCTACTACTGACTTTACTCACTATACTATGCTTTGCAACTATGCTTACTGCTTACAAATCTAACTGCCTACATTAACCAAAAGCAAATTTAACACTATAAGGGCTACCGCCCTTAACCCACTAAAGCTTAAGCAATTTGCTGCTAAAAACATTAAGCAAGCATGCCTAACCAGATACTTTGCTAGGACTAATTGCTTTAAACAGCCAAAAGCCAGCTGCTGCTTTGCATTGCCAAGCCTAAAGCATTAGCCCCATAAAGCCAGCTGCTGCCTAGCAAACTGCATTGCCTAAGCCTGCACTGCCGCATCTTTAAGCATTGCATTTTGCATTAAGTATGCATTTTGCTTCAGCTAACAAACTTCTAACCGACAAACCTGGGGGGCGCGGTGAAGGAAAAGAAAAGGCGGACGCGTCGATGGGCTGGCGTGAGTGTGCTGTGTTTACTCCCCACTATTTAAAAATACAGCTAATAATTAGTGAGAAGATGAAGCTCAGAACTCATTATATCTTTAGCGCAGGGCTAATCTCAATAATCCTAGCTTTCTTTAATCTAAGTCTCTTTGCTAACTTATTCATCTCTTTCTATGCTTCGTTTGTTGCTAACACTATTATTGACAGACTTGGGCACGAGATGAAGCGGACTAAGCATGGTTATCTTCCAGTTAGATCGCCTTTAACTCACACAGTATATAGAAGCATTATCTGGGGTATAATCTCTGTCTTACCCTTACTATTGCTCTACTATGTCTACCACTATCACACATACCACTACTATTATTCTTCTTACTATAGCTCCACTCTGATTTTATCAACAATTGCTGCTGGTATAATTGTCGGCCCATCACATATGTTACTAGATTCACTAACAGAAGAGGGAATATATACAAAAAAGAATGGTAAGTGGAGGAGGGTAGCCCTAGCACATTTTCGTTATAATGATCCAGTGGCCAATGGTATTGCTATTCTGGTTGGAGTTATCTTACTAATTCTCTCTTACAACATCTACCACTTCCGATGAGTTTTACTCCCCAGTAAACGAGGATTTATAAAAATTTTCTAGAACTAGATAATATATGGCGATGATGAAAATAAGCGAGCAGAATATGAAGATGAGACGACAAGCTGAGCCTTATGCTATAATATTATTACTAATGAGATAATAATATAGCTAAAATAAAAACAGAAAGATTTAAATACCTCAAAAATCAGAACTAGAAAACGGGGGCTCGGTGATGAGGAGCGACACGCTGACCATGATGAACCTGTTACGAGCTGAGCCCCCGTTATTTCTTATTTCTCATCTTAACGTAATAAGCTTAACGCTATTTCTCTTCTCTCAGTCAGTTTACTCCCCAGTAAACCGCACAATTTAAGGAATCAGTATGAGTTTTAGGAAAAAATTAAATTATTATAATTACGCATTAGATAAGTCTTTAGCTAATTCAGATTCTATATAGTCCAAATACTCTTCAAATTCCTTAGAAATAGCTAAGCCTCCTAAATCCTTATTCGCCCTATCAAGAACATAAAAAATATTTTTTTGATTGTTTTTGACATCAGCTAAATATTCTTCGCTTTGAGATTTTCTTTTATATCTATATCTTGATGCACTCCCCGCTGCGTGTTCTAAATAAGCTGTAATTAACAACAAATCAAACAAATTCTGCAATCCTAAATCTAACAAAGATAACGCTACTGGAACTAAGTTAATATTTGATTTTATATTTTCAAGAACCTCACGTGGAATTCCTTCACATTCGTCTTTACAAAAATGTGGGCAGAAAGCTTCGCCTTTTTAAGGCGGAGATGAATGCCCGCGAAAACTTATAAAGCAGAACATCAGAAATAAGAATGTGCTGAGGGCTTCAGAGCGAGCTACCCGTGAGGGTAGTTCCATCGAGGAGGAGATCGTGACTACTGTTAGCATGAAGATCTGCTCCTCGGCTCTGGAGCCCTTAGCAGAACGCTATTTGGCTGGTAAGAGGATCGTTCTACAATGGTTGTATGAACACAAAACCACTTCTCTAAAAGAAGTACATAATGCATCATATGAAGTCCTCAGGGAGAAATTTGGTTTGAAGTCAAAACTTGCTCAAGATTGCTATCGTGATGCTGTTGCTACATACAAAAGTTGGTCAAAGAATCCCAAAAAAGGGAGATTTCCAATCTTAAGAAACGTTTCCTTATGGTTAACGCCAAAGGCAAGCTATACTGTTGATTTCAACACGATGACTGCAAAGATATTGGGAGAGGAAGTGAAAATAGTTGGATATCCTCACAATCTTGATCAGTACAAGGACTTCAAAGTGAAAGAAGCAAGACTAGTTAAGAGAGGAGATGATTGGTATCTCAACATCACTATGAAAAAGAAAGTACAAGTAGAGAAGCAAGTTAAGGGGCTTATGGCTGTTGACATAAACATGGACTTCATCACGTTAG harbors:
- a CDS encoding DUF1286 domain-containing protein codes for the protein MKLRTHYIFSAGLISIILAFFNLSLFANLFISFYASFVANTIIDRLGHEMKRTKHGYLPVRSPLTHTVYRSIIWGIISVLPLLLLYYVYHYHTYHYYYSSYYSSTLILSTIAAGIIVGPSHMLLDSLTEEGIYTKKNGKWRRVALAHFRYNDPVANGIAILVGVILLILSYNIYHFR
- a CDS encoding RNA-guided endonuclease TnpB family protein is translated as MLRASERATREGSSIEEEIVTTVSMKICSSALEPLAERYLAGKRIVLQWLYEHKTTSLKEVHNASYEVLREKFGLKSKLAQDCYRDAVATYKSWSKNPKKGRFPILRNVSLWLTPKASYTVDFNTMTAKILGEEVKIVGYPHNLDQYKDFKVKEARLVKRGDDWYLNITMKKKVQVEKQVKGLMAVDINMDFITLGNESKVIEIPTRLDDSAHYKKLAENLQKKYPKRWRENKRILNRISRFHIKARNIVRDFAKKVGKWVVDEARRLGANYIVLEDLNKMISHVKGLKKSYREKLYLMQYRRVQQWVEWEAKKHGLNVIYVKPAYSSTTCPKCGEKMVESGYRMLKCVKCGFEDHRDYIAVMNLCARGSLTLLSAPQMRDVITNR